A DNA window from Medicago truncatula cultivar Jemalong A17 unplaced genomic scaffold, MtrunA17r5.0-ANR MtrunA17Chr0c01, whole genome shotgun sequence contains the following coding sequences:
- the LOC112421691 gene encoding uncharacterized protein, producing the protein MDDSTNRNAIYLIEIRIHELEGDPTNDKKLIDELKSLLETLLTNPPRPPAAADSSLSMVDFLRCHVIYILKCRIRELKSYRYSKKVINEVEILLQNLLNLTKKDLDMKNLNSSLAWAAIERIKSHIDNLDKQKEDPTNKLIIRELEMLHEILLRYTTDHVDTSASEEMIEKICLVEAIVDLLSFASPEEHSLFNPDLVDNIGCRDPMLLLDENDLETIHQFVSKPDDSNNMRIRDAISAFYITANRWLKRNADADAGAGVHRVRLKKIISAIKTLEMESEKLSADNGQQSNSRDEERLKKSDEQQEKNSVPMGLPLEHDAKGDDAVMLE; encoded by the exons ATGGATGATTCAACAAATCGCAACGCCATATACCTAATCGAAATTCGCATCCATGAACTAGAGGGAGATCCAACCAACGATAAAAAACTCATTGATGAGTTGAAGAGTCTTCTTGAAACTCTTCTTACAAACCCTCCTCGACCGCCGGCTGCCGCTGATTCCAGTTTGTCAATGGTTGATTTTTTACGGTGCCACGTCATATACATACTCAAATGTCGTATCCGTGAACTAAAGTCATATAGATACTCgaaaaaagttattaatgaGGTGGAGattcttcttcaaaatcttcttaATCTTACCAAAAAAGATCTCGACATGAAAAACCTAAATTCCAGTTTGGCTTGGGCCGCAATAGAACGAATCAAAAGTCATATCGATAACCTAGATAAACAAAAGGAAGATCCAACCAACAAACTAATTATTCGTGAGTTGGAGATGCTTCATGAAATTCTTCTTCGTTACACTACTGACCACGTAGATACTtctgcttctgaagagatgatTGAGAAAATTTGTCTCGTTGAGGCTATTGTCGACTTGCTTTCCTTTGCTTCACCGGAGGAACATAGTTTGTTTAATCCAGATTTGGTTGATAACATTGGTTGCCGTGATCCGATGCTTCTTCttgatgaaaatgatttggAAACTATCCATCAATTTGTTTCGAAACCTGATGATTCCAACAATATGCGTATTAGGGACGCTATTTCGGCATTCTATATCACTGCTAACAGGTGGCTTAAACGCAATGCTGATGCTGATGCTGGTGCTGGTGTTCATCGTGTCAGATTGAAGAAGATCATTTCTGCAATCAAA ACACTGGAAATGGAAAGTGAAAAACTCTCTGCCGACAATGGCCAGCAATCTAATAGTCGAGACGAAGAACGATTGAAAAAGTCTGATGAACAACAAGAAAAGAACTCT GTTCCGATGGGTTTGCCGTTGGAGCATGATGCAAAAGGTGATGATGCTGTGATGCTGGAGTAA